The following is a genomic window from Acidobacteriota bacterium.
ACGGATATCCCTCCGCTCGACCACCCCAAAGCGCCGCTCCCCCCGGCACGATATCCGGCCCCCCCGCCTGCTGATCCGATCCCCAGCATCGCTCCAGAAGATCGCCCTTCTGAGCAACATTCCCCGGCAGGACTCCCGGAAAAAGTCCTGGACACCCACTCCCGCCTCCGGATACGAACCCGGGACACCCACTTCGAGCCTCTGTCCAGACGCAGACCAGGATGAAATGGGTGTCCCGGGTTACCTGCTAGGGTGAAGTGGGTGTCCAAATTTGCCCGAAGGAGACTTCAGAAACCCCGATCTGTGGATGTCCACGATTATGGGGGATCGGGTACTTGGGCAGTGGATGTCCAGTTGTTAAGACGGATCTGGACATCAAGCGACACCCTATGATTTACTTTGTAACTATTCCGAATCAGGGCATCCGGAGTGAGAACCGCGTCTTCCGGTCCTGAACCGGGAGGGGAAACGACTCAAAAGGCAAGGAGAGCGCAACATGAAACAGGGCTCAAACGGACACTCGACACTGCAGTGGCGCAAGAAGATCGCCGGCAAATTCGAGCCTCTGCCGCAGTATCTCATTCCCGTGCTGCAATTTGTGCAGACCGAGGCAGGGTTTCTTCCGCCCGAGGCAATGACGGCCACGGCCGAATACCTGGGGGTTTCGGAATCGAAAGTCTATGGAGTGGCCAGTTTCTACGCCCAATTCCACTTTGAGCCGAGGGGCCGCCACATCATCACCGTCTGTCGCGGGACCGCCTGCCACGTGCGCGGCAGCGCCGCCATCCTTCAGGACGTCGAGAAGAAGCTGGGCATCCCCGCCGGCGGCACCACTCCGGACATGAACTTCTCGATCGAAACGGTCGCCTGCTTCGGGTCCTGCGCCCTCGCCCCCGTGGTCGTGGCCGACACGACGGTTCACGGGCGGCAATCGAGCTCATCCACGAGCAGGATCGTGGATCGACTGGCCGCGGAAGCCCCGGCCCCGGCCGCCAAGAAGAAGCCATCCAGGCCAGCGAAAAAGGCGAAGCCTGCCGCATCGGCGGCCAAAGGCGGAAAAAAGATGCGGACGCCGAAAAAGCACTAGGGCCAAGAGTATTTCAGCCAGGAGAAAACCACGGTGGATCTAGACAAGACAATCGAAAAAGCAGAAACAACCTGGTCCCGCCTCCAGAACGGCGACCGTCCCGTCATTTACGTCGGCGCCGCCACCTGTGGGCTGGCCGCCGGCGCCGGAGACCTTCTGGCCGCAATCCCCGAAGAGCTCTCCCGCCTCGGCGCCAAGGCCCACATCGTGCCCGTCGGCTGCATCGGGATGTGCTTCGCCGAGCCCTTCGTGGATGTCCAGCTTCCGGGCCGGAGCCGCGTTACCTACGACCGGGTCACCCCGGCGAAACTCTCGGCCATCCTGAAATCTGAACTGAAGAAGGGGCGCCCCCACGGCGATTACGCCATGGGCTATATCGGCGATGTTCCGGTCGACGGTGTCGGCCGCCTGTTCGACCTCCCCGTGCTCGCGCCCCAGGTCCGCATCGCCACCCGCAATTGCGGCATCATCAACCCGGAAAACCTGGACCACTACCTCGCCCGCGGCGGCTACCAGGGACTGCGAACCGCGCTCGGCATGACACCCGACAAGGTGATCGACGAGGTGCTCGCCTCGGGCCTGCGCGGCAGGGGGGGCGGCGGCTTTCCCACCGGCCTGAAGTGGCAGTTCTGCCGGAAAGCTCCCGGCGACCGGAAGTACCTCATCTGCAACGCCGACGAAGGGGATCCCGGGGCCTTCATGGACCGCTCGGTGCTCGAAGGGGACCCGCACTCGGTCCTGGAGGGGATGTGCATCGCCGCCTACGCCCTCGGCGCCGACACCGGCTACGTTTACATCCGCGCCGAGTACCCCCTCGCCATCAAGCGCCTGGAGATCGCTCTCGGGCAGATGCGCGCTCTCGGCGTGCTCGGCGAGGACATCCTCGGCAGCGGTTTCAATTTCAACATCCTTATCAAGCAGGGGGCCGGAGCCTTCGTCTGCGGCGAGGAGACCGCCCTCATGGCCTCGATCGAGGGGAAACGGGGGATGCCCCGTCCGCGCCCCCCCTTCCCGGCCACACAGGGGCTGTTCGGAAAACCCACCAATATCAACAACGTGGAAACCCTCGCCAACGTCCCCACCATCCTGCGGGAGGGAGCCGAAGCCTTTTCGAAACTCGGAACCCGGGGGAGCAACGGGACCAAGACCTTCGCCATTACGGGCAAGATCAACAATTCCGGCCTCATCGAAGTCCCCATGGGCATCACCCTGGACCGCGTTATCAACGAGATCGGCGGGGGGATTTCGGGCAAGGGCCGGTTCAAAGCGGCGCAGACGGGCGGTCCCTCGGGCGGCTGCCTCCCGGCGAGGCTCAAGGACCTCCCGATCGAGTATGAAACCCTCGCCCGCGCCGGATCGATCATGGGTTCGGGTGGACTCGTGATCATGGACGAGTCTACCTGCATGGTGGACTTGGCCCGTTACTTCCTCACCTTCACCCAGAGCGAATCGTGCGGCGAATGCACCCCCTGCCGCGTAGGGACCAAGCGGATGCTCACCATCCTGGAAAACATCTGCGCCGGCAAGGGGCAGCCCGGGGACATCGAGGAGCTCGAACGCCTCGGGAGCGCCATCAAGGACACCGCCCTGTGCGGCCTCGGACAGACGGCGCCCAACCCGGCGCTCACCACCATCCGGTACTTCCGCGAGGAATACGAGGAGCACATCCACGACCACCACTGCCGCGCGGCCGTCTGTTCGGCCATGGTGCTGGCCCCCTGCGAGCACACCTGCCCTGCGGGGGTGAAAGCCCATCGCTACGTGAGGGAAATCGCGCAGGGGAATTTCGAAAACGCCTACCTGGTCGTCCGGGAGAACATGCCGCTCCCCAGCATCTGCGGCACCGTCTGCTTCCACCCCTGCGAAGCCCGCTGCCGCCGCGGCCAGCTCGACGAAGCGATCTCGATCCGCGCCCTGAAGAATGCGGCGGTGCGCTACGGCAAGCAGGCGGAAAAGAGCACCGGGAAGTCGGCCCCGCCGAGCGGCAGGAAAGTGGCCGTCGTCGGTTCCGGCCCCGCCGGCCTGACCGCGGCCTACTACCTGGCGAAGGTCGGCGGCCACGAAATCACGATTTTCGAAAAACTACCGGTGGCCGGCGGCATGCTCCACACCGGGATCCCACGTTACCGCCTCCCCGAGCACGACCTCAAGCACGACATCGACATCGTCAAGGCCGCCGGGGTGAAGATCAAGACGCGCTCCGAGATCAAGTCGGTGGAGGAACTGAAGAAGCAGGGTTTCGACGCCGTATTCCTGGCGTTGGGCGCCCACGCATCCTGGACCCTGGGGGTCCAGGGAGAACGGGGCAAGGGAGTGCTCGACTGCGTGTCGTTCCTCCGCGACGTCTCCATGGGCAAAAGGCCCGACCTGGGCCGGCGGGTGGCGGTAGTCGGCGGCGGCAACAGCGCCATCGACGCCGCGCGCACCGCCCTGCGGCTGGGCGCGGAGGAAGTCACGATCCTCTACCGGCGCAACCGCGAGGATATGCCGGCCGATGAAGCCGAGATCGAACAGGCGCTGGCCGAAGGCGTGGAGATTTCGACCCTGACCCTCCCCGTCAACATCGGCAGGACCAGCTACGGTCTGGAGGTCACCATCCAGTCGATGCAGCTTTCGGAGGTGGACGAAAGCGGCCGCCGTCGCCCCGTCCCCAGGGAGGGGAGCGAGCGGCTGGAGGTTTACGACACCCTCATCGCCGCCATCGGACAGCTCCCCGAAATACCGGAAGAGCTGGAGGTGGAGGTCAACGCCGGAAGCCGCTGCATCGAAATCCAGGGGAAGCACCTGGCGACCACCATGAACGGCGTGTTTGCCGGCGGTGATGTCGTTCTGGGACCGGCCTCGGTGGTGGAAGCCATCGCCCAGGGGCGGGCGGCCGCCAGCGCCATCGACCGTTTTCTCGGGGGCAAGGGGAACATCGAGGAGCAACTGGCCCCGCCCGAGGACCTGTCGGCCCTCCCCCCCATGGAGGCGGAAACCGAGGCGCGCCTGCGGGTTCCCATGCCCGAGCTCCCGCCCCGGCGCCGCAAAAACGGGTTCGACCAGACCGAAAAGGGATATTCGAAGAAGGCAGCCATGGAGGAGGCCTCGCGTTGCCTCCGCTGCGACCTGCAGGACAAATAGTAGCCCCCCTTGGCTCCCTGCCCCGGACCGGGGGCGGTGGCCGACGGCAGGGGACAGAGGCTGGAGGGATCCCAAGAACAAAGGGGAGCGCGCGGCGCTCCCCTTTCTGCGTGCAACGGTCCGGGGAAAGCCTATTCCCCCCAGTCCTCCGGGAAAGCGGTGTTGACGAAAAGCTCTTCAAGCTGCGTCTTGTGCCCCTTCTCCATTTCGGCCAGTTCCCGGTAGAGCTTCTTGAACTCGGCGTCGGCGATGCGCTCGGCCATGGCCGCGTAGGTCTCCATCGCCTGCTGCTCCTTTTTCATCGCCAGCCGGAAGGCATCGGCCGGCTTCATCTCGAACGACAGCCGGGGAAGCGTCTCCGCCTCGGCGATCTGGTAGTCGTCCTCGATCTTCCGGAACTCGACCTGAGCCTTCGGATTGAAGCGGAACTGCTCGAGCATCCGCCGGTGGCCCTCCTCTTCTGCGGCCAGGCGCTCGAAGATGGCGACGGCGCTCGCGTCCTTCATCCTCGCCGCCGCGGCCTTGTAAAACTCGTGCGCCATGATCTCCTCGTTGATGGCGTCGAGCATGATCCTGTCGAAAGTATCAGCATCCATGGATTCTCCCCTCCGCCGCCCGACCGGGCGGCGTTCAATACCCGAAGCAGGCAGAGCCAAACTCCAAAACTGGACACCCACTGCATCCGGGTCGGGCCCGATCGATAGGATTGGACACCCACCGCGGGCCATCACCAGGCCGGCCGACCGGGGACTGGACACCCATTGCCGGCCTGTTCCCATCCGTTCCGCCCGATCACGGGGCAGCCACTACCGACAAGCGGGATCTGGACACCCACTACACCCCGTTCCAGGCCGATCAGCCGGAACTGGACACCCACCGCGGGCCATCACCAGGCCGGTCGACCCGGACCTGGACACCCATCCCGGGGCAACCGAAACCACGGGCCGGCACAGCAGCCCGGCCTTCGGATTCTACGCCTTCTCCAGCCGGGCAGCGCACGCCTTGTATTCGGCCGTCTGGGTCACGGGATCGAAGGCATTGTTGGTTACGACGTTGATATGAGCCTCGTGGAAGTGGAACGAGGACCAGAGCACCCCCTTGGGAGAACGCTTTGTCACCCACGCCTTCATCTTCACCCGGCCGCGGCGCGAGACTACCCAGACATAATCGCCGTCACCGATCTTGAGCTCCCGGGCATCCTCGGGGCTGACCTCCACCAGTTCCTCCCCGAAAAGCTCGTTGAATCCCACGCAGTTGCGCGTCTGGGTCCCGGTATGGTAGTGCCAGAGCCTCCGCCCGGTGCTGAGCGTGAAGGGGTACTCGTCGTCCGGCACCTCTGCAGGCGGGCGCCAGTCGGCGGGCATGAACTTGCCCTTGCCGCGGGAGAAATTCCCGTCCTTGTGAAGGAAGACGGTCCCCGGGTGACTCGTCGTGGGGGCGGGCCACTGGATCCCCCGCTCCTCGATCCGTTCCCAGGTGATCCCTGCGTAGCCCGTACCGAGGCGGCGCATATCCTCCCAGACCCCCCGGGCGCTCTCAAATTCCATGTCGCAGCCCAGTCGCCGGGCCAGTTCGGCATAGATCCACCACGCCTCCCGCGATTCCCCGGGGGCCTCGACGACCTTGCGCACCCGCTGCACGCGCCGTTCAGAGTTGGTGAAGGTCCCGTCCTGCTCGCTCCAGCAGGCACAGGGGAAGATGACGTCGGCGTAAGGGGTGGTCTGGTTCGGGAAAATGTCGAGCACGACCAGGAAATCGAGCGCCTCCAGGCAGCGGATGGTGTGCGCCTCGTTCGGCTCGCTCATCACCACATTCTCGCCGTGGCAGATGAAGGCCCGGGTGCGGCCGTCCAGCATGCCGGAAAACATGTCGGGGATGGTGAGTCCCGGCTTTTCCGGGAGGCGATCCACCTTCCATCCCTTCTTGAACTTCTCGACGACCGCGGGGTCGTCCACCCTCTGGTAATTATGGTAGATGTTCGGGAGCGAGCCCATGTCGCAGGCCCCCTGGACATTGTTCTGCCCGCGCAGCGGGTTCACACCGGCACTCCGGCAGCCCATGTTCCCCAGCAGCATCTGCAGGTTGGCGCACGTCATCACGTTGTCCGTACCGCAGGTATGTTCGGTAATCCCGAGCGTGTAGTAGAGCCCCATCGGCTTCGTGGTCCCGATGAGACGGGCGATCTCGCGCAGCTGCCCGGCATCCACCCCCGTGATCTCCGCCGCCCGCTCGAGCGGGTAGGCGGCCACCGACCGGGCGAGGGCCTCGTAGTTTTCCGTGTGCTGCTCGATGAAGGCCCGATCCGCCCAGCCGCGGGCGATGATTTCGTTCATCAGTCCGTTGAGCAGGGCCACGTCGGTGCCGACCCGGTGCTGTACGTGGTGGGTGGCCCAACGGACGAGGTCGATCTTCCGGGGATCGCAAACGATGAGGGTGGCCCCCTTCTTGACCGCGCGCTTCATGTAGTAGGAGATGACCGGATGCGCCTCGGTGGTGTTGGAACCGATGACGAAGAGCAGCCGGGCGTCCTCGATCTCCCGGATGGAGTTGGTCATTGCACCAGAACCGAATGTGGTCGCCAGCCCGACGACCGATGGGGCGTGTCAAGTACGTGCGCAATTGTCTATATTGTTGTTCCCGATGACGGCGCGCATGAACTTCATGGCCGCATAGTTGTTTTCGTTCGCGTCCCGGGAGGAGCTGATGGCACTGATCGTTTCAACCCCGTACTGCTCCCGGATCTCCCCGAGGCGCCGCGCCGTGAAATCGAGCGCCTCTTCCCAGGAAACCGGCTCATGCACGCCGTTCTTTTTGATGAGCGGGGTCGTCAGCCGCTTGTCGGACGCGGGAAAATCAAAGCCAAAGCGCCCCTTGACGCACAGCATCCCCTGGTTGGGCGCCCCACCCTCATCGCCGGTGACCTTGACCACCCGGTTCCGGGACCGGTCGACATGGAGCCACATCTGGCAGCCTACGCCGCAGTAGGGGCAGGTCGTGCGCACCTTCTCCAGGCTCCAGGCCCGGCCCGTGCCGATCGATTTCTTTTCGATGAGGGCACCGGTGGGACAGAGCTGTATGCATTCCCCGCAGGAAACGCAGCTCGATTCGCCCAGCGGCACGTTCTGATCGGCTATCACCAGCGACTGGATCCCGCGGTAGCCCATATCGAGTACCTCGTTCACCACGGTGCTGTTGCATCCCTTGATACAGCGATAGCAGTGGATGCACCTGTTGGGATTGCGCACCAGCATCGGGTGGCTGCCATCCACCTCGAGGCTCGGCTTGTCCATGACCATGGAGGGCCGTTCGATGCCCAGGCGATACGCGGCGTCCTGCAACTCGCACTCCCCGCACATCTCGCACGACAGGCAATCGTGTTCCCCCTCGCTCAGGAGCATGTCCACGATCGTGCGCCGCACCTCGAGGAGCCTCGGGCTCTCGGTCTTCACGACCATCCCCTCCGTAACAGGGGTGATGCACGACATCACCAGGCCGCGCGCCCCTTCCACCTCGACGGCACAGACCCGGCACATGCCGCTCTGGCCCACCTTGGGGTGGTAACAGAGGCTGGGAATGTAGAGTCCCTGGCCGCGGGCCACATCCAGGATGGTCTGCCCCTCGGCAGCCTCCACGACCCGACCGTTGAGCGTAAACTTGGGCATGAGCAACTCCCTCCGAAGAAATCGAAAACACCGGGGCGGCGTCCACCGCCTGGCAGCCGGCACCGGGCGTGCCGACACCGCTCACCTACGCTCGCATGGCGGCGGCACGCCCATACTTTAACCGTCCGGGGCGGGGGGCGTCAAGCAGCCAGAATCAACCGGGAAACCCCCGGGGAATAAGAATTAAAGCCCAGCGCCCCCCCTTCCGATGGGAATGGCGAGGTATGGAATGAAAAAGCCCGGGCGGTCGACCATCTCGGCCTTCAATTGTCCCAACTGCGGCGCCGCCGCTTCCGGCGACAGCACCCGCTGCCCCTATTGCCTGTCGGCCCTGGCAGTGAAAATCTGCGCGGCCTGCTACGGCGCCGTTTCGGTGACCATGAAACACTGCCCCCATTGCGGAGCCGAAATGACGAACACGGGAGGAGTTCCCGCGCCGGAGCTGCGATGCCCGCGGTGCGCATGCCCTCTCGAAGCGCGAGCCGTCGGCGCCCACACCCTTCATGCATGCGGCCGCTGCGGCGGCATGTGGGTCGACCGGATCAGCTTCCAGGACATCTGTTCGCGTGAAGAGGAGCAGGAAGCGGTCCTCGGGTATGCACCGCCCGAGCCGGTCGTCACGGAAGGGATTGAAGGCGTCAAAGGAGGGAAGCCCCGGGTTTACATTCCCTGCCCCGTGTGCGGTAAGTTGATGAACCATAAGAATTTCGCAACCTCATCGGGCGTAGTGCTCGATTGGTGCCGCGACCATGGCAGTTGGTTCGACCGCCAGGAACTGCATCGCATCGTCTCCTTTATCCGGGGCGGGGGGATGCGGCGCGCGCGCGAACTGCAGAAGGAGCGCCTGAAGGCACAGGAAGCCGAACTGCGAATGCGCCAGGCTCAATCGGCCGCACTGAGCCGCAGACTGGGGACCGATTCCACCGGGTTGGATCAGGGACCATCCGCCGACCTCCTCCTGAAATTTCTCACCCGCATGTTCCGCTGAACCCCAAATCCTGGACATCCACCAACTCTACCAGTAATGGACATCCACCGATTGAAGGAACCCCACAAGAATGGACACCCATCGCCGATTCCAGGACACCCCTCCTCTCTGACCCTCCACAAATTGGTGGATGTCCACAAATATAAAAAAATGAGAAAGACCCAGAATCATGGACACCCACCAATCCTGCCAATCCTGGACATCCACCGATTGGAGGAACCCCGCCATATGGACATCCATTGCCCCGAAGACCCCACCATTGGTGGATGTCCATGATTAGGTGAATAGGTGGATGTCCACTATTGGGAGATGCCGGCGATTAAAAACCCTGTCGGTCAAGCTTTACGAACGGTCCGGGGCGGAGCCCCCCAGCCACCCCTTGAGGCGGAAGAAGATGAGCAACCCCGCCGCCACGGCCGCCATCAGGCCGAGGGCGAAAAGGAATCCCCCGCGCCACTCGAGGTCGGGAACCTGGCGCGGAAAATTCATTCCATAGATCCCGGCAATGAGCGACATCGGGATAAAAATGGCGGAGATGATGGTCAGTACCTTCATGATTTCGTTGGTGCGGTTTCCGGTGCTGGAAAGGTAGACCTCCATCAAACCCGAAGTAAGATCCCGGTAGTTTTCCAGCAGGTCGATGATCTGGATCACGTGGTCGTAGCAGTCGCGCAGGTAGATGCGCTCCTCGTCCCGAATCCAGGGAATCGGCTCCCGGTAGAGCGTCGTCATCGCCTCTCGCAGAGGCCAGGCGGTCCGCCTGAGGGCAATCAGGCCCCGGCGCAACTCGTGGATCCGCTGCAACCCCTCCACGCTCGGGCTCGTGATGATGGCGTCTTCAAGCGACTCGACCTCCTCGCTGAATCGTTCCAGCACCGGGAAGAAGCAGTCGACGGCGGCATCGATCAGAGCATAAGCCAGGTGGTCGGGTCCCGCCGTGCGGCTCCGTCCCTTCCCCTCCCGGATCCGCTCCGGCACAGGACGGAAAAAGTCGTGCTCCCGCTCCTGGAAACTCAGCACGAAATCCTTCCCGAGGAAGATGCTGATCTGATCGGAACCGTGACCGTCCCGGTCGTGGGCCGCCCGCACCACGATGTAGCAGTAGTCCTTATACTGCTCCACCTTCGGGCGCTGATGGACGTTGACGACATCCTCCAGAGCCAGTCGGTGCAGGCCGAACAGCTCTCCCAGCCGGGTAACGACGGGGAGGTCCCCCAGACCCGTGACCTGGACCCAGACAACGGGCCATCGCCCGAGCACCGCGCGGGTCTCCCCGACATCCTCGATTTCCTTTTCCAACACCCTTTCGGGGCCGTAAGCGATGATACGTACGTGGGTTTTCGCCGCATCGGGATCCGGGATCAGCGTACCCGGGGGGCTGCCCGGGAGCGCCCGACGGCGGGGGATCGAACCATGGGGGCGACGACGATTCCTGCGCGACATGACACACCTCCGGATCGGGACCTGAACCGAATCAGGCATGAAGCTCCTTCGGCGGCGAACTTTCATGCATGATCCGGGTGAATGCCCGGCTCAGCCCCCGGCAGGGGGTCACGGGACCGGGTCGCGCGCGGGCGGTCTCATCACAAACAGCACGGCCGCCCCCACCAGGCACCAGGCGGCCAGGGTGTAAAAAACCCCGTTATACCCCCACCCGGCATCATAGAGCCAGCCAGCGATGGAGGGAGTGACCGAACTCAGGGTGGTATTGACAGCGACGGCCACCCCTGCAAGCGCCGCAAAGGGCTTTATTCCGTAGTAGTTACTGATCACCGCGGCCAGACAGACGACGCTCCCGCCGAAGCCGATGCCCATGCAGCTCGAAGCCGCAACCAGCAGGAACTGCGTGTCCGCACCCACCAAGAGCCACTGTCCGATCCCGAAGACACCGATAAAACCGGCCCAGATGAAGCGCGGGTCCAGGCGGTCCCCCAGGACTCCCACCAACCCCTTGGCAAAGAGCCCGGCCAGGGCCATGAGACTGGGAGCCCAGGCGCCCGCCGCACGTGAATGGCCCAGGTCCTGAAAGTGGACCACCCCGTGGGCCAGGAACACGGTATAGCCGCAACTCATTCCCATCTGGCAGAACATCATGATCCAGTATGGGAACCCTCCGAGCGCCTCCTTCACCGACCACACCTCGGAGGTAATGTGCACCGTCCCCCGGCCTGGCTTCCTGGAACCGGGGCCGGCACGGCCGGGTTCACCCGGCGCGGCCTCGCCGTCGGGCCGCTGTCCCAGGTCCTCCGGCTTTTCCTTCACGAACACAAGAGCCGCAAGGCCCGCGGCCAGCGACAGGGCGGCGATGAACCACCAGCCCATGCGCCAGTCCCCCCCGGCCGCCGCGATTGTCCGGTTCAGCAGCGGGGACGCGATGAAGCCGCCAACTCCGCTGGCCGTGCTGATGATCGAAAGCGCCAGCGCCCGGCGCCGGATGAACCAGCGGGCCAGGCCCGCCTGCGCACCCAGCATCCCCCCCGCCGCGACCCCCGTCCCGACCAGCAGCCCGAAGGCCAGCGCCGCACCGAGACCGCTCCGCACCAAGGTGGCCATCAGGATCGACCCGGACGACACCAGCAGGCTCCCCGCAAACAGGGTGCGGCGGATTCCGAACCGGTCGACGCAGAGCGCAACGAGCGGCCCCGGAAGACCGGACATGATCGTGAAGAGCGAAAAAAGGAGTCCCAGCGTCCGCCGGTCCAGCCCCAGGTCCCGCATCATGACAGCGTTGAGGACGCTCGACCCGTAGATGGGGAACGCGAGATTCACAAAGACGACAATCCAGAATATCGCGAGGAGCTTCCAACCATAGAACCGGCGCGGCGGCATTCAGCCTCCTTCCTCAAGCGCTATTGCGGGATATCCGCAAATCATTGCGCGCCAGTATGGGGCCATTCCCCCGCCGCCGTCAACAGAAGCCGGAACCCAATTGTGGACACCCACGGAATCACCGCTCCGGGCCCGATGGACGGTCGCCTTCGATCATCAAATCATGGACATCCACCGATTGGCGGGCTTCGACCCCAGGCTGAAAGCCAATGCCCAGAGGCGGACATCCGTCTCATTGGCCCAATGAGTGGATGCCCAGGATCGCCCTCCAGGATTGCTCCGGTTGTGGACATCCACCTATGGAGAACCCAATTGTGGACACCCACGGAATCACCGCTCCGGGCCCGATGGACGGTCGCCTTCGATCATCAAATCATGGACATCCACCGATCGGCAGGCTTCGACCCCAGGCTGAAAGCCAATGCCCGGAGGCGGACATCCGTCTCATTGGCCCAATGAGTGGATGCCCAGGATCGCTCTCCAGGATTGCTCCGGTTGTGGACATCCACCGAAGGAGGAGTCCGCCGCTCAATAAGTGGGTGTCCAGGATTGATGTCCAGGATGGTGCGTGTGCAGTCAGTCGG
Proteins encoded in this region:
- a CDS encoding NAD(P)H-dependent oxidoreductase subunit E; this encodes MKQGSNGHSTLQWRKKIAGKFEPLPQYLIPVLQFVQTEAGFLPPEAMTATAEYLGVSESKVYGVASFYAQFHFEPRGRHIITVCRGTACHVRGSAAILQDVEKKLGIPAGGTTPDMNFSIETVACFGSCALAPVVVADTTVHGRQSSSSTSRIVDRLAAEAPAPAAKKKPSRPAKKAKPAASAAKGGKKMRTPKKH
- the nuoF gene encoding NADH-quinone oxidoreductase subunit NuoF, which encodes MDLDKTIEKAETTWSRLQNGDRPVIYVGAATCGLAAGAGDLLAAIPEELSRLGAKAHIVPVGCIGMCFAEPFVDVQLPGRSRVTYDRVTPAKLSAILKSELKKGRPHGDYAMGYIGDVPVDGVGRLFDLPVLAPQVRIATRNCGIINPENLDHYLARGGYQGLRTALGMTPDKVIDEVLASGLRGRGGGGFPTGLKWQFCRKAPGDRKYLICNADEGDPGAFMDRSVLEGDPHSVLEGMCIAAYALGADTGYVYIRAEYPLAIKRLEIALGQMRALGVLGEDILGSGFNFNILIKQGAGAFVCGEETALMASIEGKRGMPRPRPPFPATQGLFGKPTNINNVETLANVPTILREGAEAFSKLGTRGSNGTKTFAITGKINNSGLIEVPMGITLDRVINEIGGGISGKGRFKAAQTGGPSGGCLPARLKDLPIEYETLARAGSIMGSGGLVIMDESTCMVDLARYFLTFTQSESCGECTPCRVGTKRMLTILENICAGKGQPGDIEELERLGSAIKDTALCGLGQTAPNPALTTIRYFREEYEEHIHDHHCRAAVCSAMVLAPCEHTCPAGVKAHRYVREIAQGNFENAYLVVRENMPLPSICGTVCFHPCEARCRRGQLDEAISIRALKNAAVRYGKQAEKSTGKSAPPSGRKVAVVGSGPAGLTAAYYLAKVGGHEITIFEKLPVAGGMLHTGIPRYRLPEHDLKHDIDIVKAAGVKIKTRSEIKSVEELKKQGFDAVFLALGAHASWTLGVQGERGKGVLDCVSFLRDVSMGKRPDLGRRVAVVGGGNSAIDAARTALRLGAEEVTILYRRNREDMPADEAEIEQALAEGVEISTLTLPVNIGRTSYGLEVTIQSMQLSEVDESGRRRPVPREGSERLEVYDTLIAAIGQLPEIPEELEVEVNAGSRCIEIQGKHLATTMNGVFAGGDVVLGPASVVEAIAQGRAAASAIDRFLGGKGNIEEQLAPPEDLSALPPMEAETEARLRVPMPELPPRRRKNGFDQTEKGYSKKAAMEEASRCLRCDLQDK
- a CDS encoding ferritin family protein, with the translated sequence MDADTFDRIMLDAINEEIMAHEFYKAAAARMKDASAVAIFERLAAEEEGHRRMLEQFRFNPKAQVEFRKIEDDYQIAEAETLPRLSFEMKPADAFRLAMKKEQQAMETYAAMAERIADAEFKKLYRELAEMEKGHKTQLEELFVNTAFPEDWGE
- the fdhF gene encoding formate dehydrogenase subunit alpha yields the protein MPKFTLNGRVVEAAEGQTILDVARGQGLYIPSLCYHPKVGQSGMCRVCAVEVEGARGLVMSCITPVTEGMVVKTESPRLLEVRRTIVDMLLSEGEHDCLSCEMCGECELQDAAYRLGIERPSMVMDKPSLEVDGSHPMLVRNPNRCIHCYRCIKGCNSTVVNEVLDMGYRGIQSLVIADQNVPLGESSCVSCGECIQLCPTGALIEKKSIGTGRAWSLEKVRTTCPYCGVGCQMWLHVDRSRNRVVKVTGDEGGAPNQGMLCVKGRFGFDFPASDKRLTTPLIKKNGVHEPVSWEEALDFTARRLGEIREQYGVETISAISSSRDANENNYAAMKFMRAVIGNNNIDNCARTUHAPSVVGLATTFGSGAMTNSIREIEDARLLFVIGSNTTEAHPVISYYMKRAVKKGATLIVCDPRKIDLVRWATHHVQHRVGTDVALLNGLMNEIIARGWADRAFIEQHTENYEALARSVAAYPLERAAEITGVDAGQLREIARLIGTTKPMGLYYTLGITEHTCGTDNVMTCANLQMLLGNMGCRSAGVNPLRGQNNVQGACDMGSLPNIYHNYQRVDDPAVVEKFKKGWKVDRLPEKPGLTIPDMFSGMLDGRTRAFICHGENVVMSEPNEAHTIRCLEALDFLVVLDIFPNQTTPYADVIFPCACWSEQDGTFTNSERRVQRVRKVVEAPGESREAWWIYAELARRLGCDMEFESARGVWEDMRRLGTGYAGITWERIEERGIQWPAPTTSHPGTVFLHKDGNFSRGKGKFMPADWRPPAEVPDDEYPFTLSTGRRLWHYHTGTQTRNCVGFNELFGEELVEVSPEDARELKIGDGDYVWVVSRRGRVKMKAWVTKRSPKGVLWSSFHFHEAHINVVTNNAFDPVTQTAEYKACAARLEKA
- the corA gene encoding magnesium/cobalt transporter CorA, yielding MSRRNRRRPHGSIPRRRALPGSPPGTLIPDPDAAKTHVRIIAYGPERVLEKEIEDVGETRAVLGRWPVVWVQVTGLGDLPVVTRLGELFGLHRLALEDVVNVHQRPKVEQYKDYCYIVVRAAHDRDGHGSDQISIFLGKDFVLSFQEREHDFFRPVPERIREGKGRSRTAGPDHLAYALIDAAVDCFFPVLERFSEEVESLEDAIITSPSVEGLQRIHELRRGLIALRRTAWPLREAMTTLYREPIPWIRDEERIYLRDCYDHVIQIIDLLENYRDLTSGLMEVYLSSTGNRTNEIMKVLTIISAIFIPMSLIAGIYGMNFPRQVPDLEWRGGFLFALGLMAAVAAGLLIFFRLKGWLGGSAPDRS
- a CDS encoding MFS transporter gives rise to the protein MPPRRFYGWKLLAIFWIVVFVNLAFPIYGSSVLNAVMMRDLGLDRRTLGLLFSLFTIMSGLPGPLVALCVDRFGIRRTLFAGSLLVSSGSILMATLVRSGLGAALAFGLLVGTGVAAGGMLGAQAGLARWFIRRRALALSIISTASGVGGFIASPLLNRTIAAAGGDWRMGWWFIAALSLAAGLAALVFVKEKPEDLGQRPDGEAAPGEPGRAGPGSRKPGRGTVHITSEVWSVKEALGGFPYWIMMFCQMGMSCGYTVFLAHGVVHFQDLGHSRAAGAWAPSLMALAGLFAKGLVGVLGDRLDPRFIWAGFIGVFGIGQWLLVGADTQFLLVAASSCMGIGFGGSVVCLAAVISNYYGIKPFAALAGVAVAVNTTLSSVTPSIAGWLYDAGWGYNGVFYTLAAWCLVGAAVLFVMRPPARDPVP